The Nitrospiria bacterium genome contains a region encoding:
- a CDS encoding tetratricopeptide repeat protein, producing the protein MKKIVGYGMLALFAGLFLGLAVETVEAGSEKALSASRGSAGEAPNAEGIKHYNKDHWGVAEEHFREAVKADEKLAEAHFNLALSLDKLGNHGEATQHFKKALELAPKNPAIADSKILKAHLGM; encoded by the coding sequence ATGAAAAAAATTGTTGGATACGGTATGCTTGCTTTGTTTGCTGGCTTATTTCTGGGATTGGCCGTGGAAACGGTAGAAGCAGGATCTGAAAAAGCATTATCAGCATCTCGAGGATCCGCCGGAGAGGCACCAAACGCCGAAGGGATTAAACATTATAACAAGGATCATTGGGGTGTGGCCGAGGAACATTTCCGGGAAGCGGTGAAAGCGGATGAAAAATTGGCAGAGGCCCACTTTAATCTTGCGCTTTCCCTAGATAAATTAGGTAACCATGGGGAAGCCACACAGCATTTCAAAAAAGCCCTTGAACTGGCTCCCAAAAATCCAGCCATCGCAGATTCAAAAATCCTCAAGGCCCATTTAGGGATGTAA